One genomic segment of Intestinimonas butyriciproducens includes these proteins:
- a CDS encoding TIGR03960 family B12-binding radical SAM protein: MDRTMEMILSRVQKPARYTGGEYNAVVKDRKQVDTRVALCFPDTYEIGMSNLGIRILYGLMNELEGVWCERVFAPWGDMEDEMRREGLPLYGLESGDPIADFDVIGFSLGYEMAYTNVLNMLDLAGLPLRSEDRDEDMPLIIAGGTCAYNPEPLAPFVDIFSLGEGEDVTVELIALSRRARREGWQRCELLAAAARIPGLYIPSLYRITYREDGVVSSVTPLEGAPELVTKRIVQDLNQSYFPVKTIVPSTEIVHDRVMLEVFRGCIRGCRFCQAGYAYRPVRSKDPALLVEQGIAACKDSGYQEMTLSSLSTSDYRLLERLCDGLLEWCEPNLVSMSLPSLRADNFSMGLMERLQHVRKSGLTFAPEAGTQRLRDAINKNVTEADLMKSCRTAFSGGWNSVKLYFMLGLPTETDEDVLGIAELAKKVLQLWRETAPDKRRGCRITVSTACFVPKPHTAFQWEPQVTREEYLRRVKLLRDNMRDKSIVYHWHDPDTSFLEAVFSRGDRRLADALEAAWRDGAKFDSWSEYFSLDRWMRAFEACGLDPAFYANRAREKDEVLPWSRVSTGVRPEFLWKEREAAYQAVITPDCRRQCTGCGANLLLEKGRVCDA, from the coding sequence ATGGACCGGACGATGGAGATGATCCTTTCCCGGGTGCAGAAGCCTGCACGCTATACCGGGGGGGAGTACAATGCGGTGGTAAAGGACCGCAAACAGGTAGATACCCGTGTAGCGCTCTGCTTCCCGGACACCTATGAGATCGGTATGTCCAATCTGGGGATACGGATTCTCTATGGCCTGATGAATGAACTGGAGGGCGTCTGGTGTGAGCGAGTGTTCGCCCCATGGGGGGACATGGAGGATGAGATGCGCCGCGAAGGGCTGCCGCTCTATGGCCTGGAGAGCGGAGATCCCATCGCAGACTTCGACGTCATTGGTTTTTCACTGGGCTATGAGATGGCCTATACCAATGTCCTCAATATGTTGGACTTGGCTGGGCTGCCTCTGCGGTCTGAGGACAGAGACGAGGACATGCCCCTGATTATAGCGGGAGGGACATGCGCCTATAATCCGGAGCCGCTGGCTCCCTTTGTCGATATCTTTTCCCTGGGAGAGGGGGAAGATGTGACCGTGGAGCTCATCGCCCTCTCACGGCGGGCACGCCGCGAGGGCTGGCAGCGCTGTGAGCTCTTGGCGGCCGCTGCACGGATTCCGGGCCTCTACATCCCCTCCCTTTATCGCATCACCTATCGGGAGGACGGCGTGGTGTCGTCCGTTACGCCGCTGGAAGGCGCGCCGGAGCTGGTCACCAAACGGATCGTCCAGGATCTGAACCAATCCTATTTTCCAGTCAAAACCATCGTCCCCTCTACGGAGATCGTACACGACAGGGTGATGCTGGAGGTGTTTCGGGGCTGTATCCGGGGCTGCCGGTTCTGCCAAGCGGGGTATGCGTACCGGCCTGTACGGTCAAAGGACCCCGCGCTTCTGGTGGAGCAGGGGATCGCGGCCTGTAAGGATTCAGGCTATCAGGAGATGACGCTTTCAAGCCTGTCCACCAGTGATTATCGCCTCTTGGAACGCCTCTGCGACGGCCTTCTGGAATGGTGTGAACCCAACTTGGTTTCGATGTCGCTCCCCTCTCTGCGGGCGGACAATTTTTCTATGGGGCTCATGGAGCGGCTCCAGCATGTCCGCAAGAGTGGTCTCACCTTCGCGCCGGAGGCGGGGACACAGCGCCTGCGGGACGCCATCAACAAAAATGTCACAGAGGCGGATCTGATGAAATCCTGCCGGACGGCGTTTTCCGGCGGCTGGAACTCGGTAAAGCTGTACTTTATGCTTGGACTCCCCACCGAGACGGACGAGGATGTGCTGGGGATCGCGGAGCTGGCAAAAAAAGTGCTCCAGCTCTGGCGTGAAACGGCGCCCGACAAGCGCAGGGGCTGCCGGATTACTGTGTCCACGGCCTGCTTCGTGCCCAAACCTCATACTGCTTTTCAGTGGGAACCCCAGGTGACACGGGAGGAATACCTCCGTCGGGTGAAGCTTCTTCGGGACAATATGCGGGACAAATCCATCGTCTATCACTGGCATGACCCGGACACCTCCTTTCTGGAGGCGGTTTTCTCCCGGGGGGACCGCAGGCTGGCCGACGCACTGGAAGCGGCATGGCGGGATGGGGCTAAATTTGACTCCTGGAGCGAGTACTTCTCCTTGGACCGCTGGATGCGTGCCTTTGAGGCCTGCGGTCTGGACCCGGCGTTCTATGCAAATCGCGCGCGGGAGAAGGATGAGGTGCTGCCCTGGTCACGGGTCTCCACCGGTGTGCGTCCAGAGTTCCTATGGAAGGAGCGGGAGGCGGCTTATCAGGCCGTGATCACCCCGGATTGCCGCAGGCAGTGCACCGGCTGCGGGGCAAATCTTCTGTTGGAGAAGGGGAGGGTGTGCGATGCCTGA
- a CDS encoding DUF6514 family protein: MNPSFRVCQESAAGIPMFGIRCGDGTHARGISTDYQEVYRLTQTCNRCRLSSVHLMDVVEDFRRS, encoded by the coding sequence ATGAATCCGAGCTTCCGCGTATGCCAAGAGAGTGCCGCCGGTATCCCCATGTTCGGAATCCGGTGTGGGGACGGCACCCACGCCAGAGGAATATCTACGGACTATCAGGAGGTGTACCGACTGACTCAGACCTGCAACCGGTGCCGGCTCTCCTCGGTCCATTTGATGGATGTGGTTGAGGATTTTCGCCGTTCCTGA
- a CDS encoding helix-turn-helix domain-containing protein → MSYFKRKEKLTTLEIAQRTSLPVGTLNKIFSGQMLSPSLKIIDRLSTLFHVPSHYLIDDEIPVGCSIGAYVESQGLLMLSERGGELFDLFRQLDEHNKQTIEWITRALARQSSKQKNFLLERRLLCYTPVAWGERGFYMDSLSFRTLSAPVCTITREADYVITVVDTALEPAYSPGTLLAATHKAAEQNQLGVFSLNQEGFLRKFCCRRGTCKLMSLNTEFKTLTVWAHDEFLCLGTILGAVRNYRWE, encoded by the coding sequence TTGAGCTACTTTAAGCGTAAAGAAAAACTTACGACTTTAGAGATCGCCCAGCGTACCAGCCTTCCGGTAGGGACCTTGAATAAGATCTTTTCCGGCCAGATGCTGAGTCCCTCTCTGAAAATCATTGATCGGCTCAGTACATTGTTTCATGTGCCTTCCCACTATCTGATCGACGACGAGATCCCTGTCGGCTGCAGCATAGGCGCTTATGTGGAATCGCAGGGACTTTTGATGCTGTCCGAGCGCGGGGGCGAGCTTTTTGATCTTTTTCGCCAACTTGACGAGCATAATAAGCAGACAATCGAATGGATCACACGTGCGCTTGCCCGCCAGTCCTCCAAGCAGAAAAACTTTCTGCTCGAGCGGAGGCTGCTGTGTTATACGCCTGTGGCCTGGGGTGAACGCGGCTTTTATATGGACAGTCTCTCCTTCCGCACCCTATCTGCGCCTGTCTGTACCATCACACGAGAGGCCGACTATGTGATCACGGTGGTGGATACCGCTCTGGAGCCCGCCTATTCCCCAGGTACCCTCTTGGCCGCAACGCACAAAGCCGCAGAGCAGAATCAGCTCGGCGTCTTCTCCCTGAATCAGGAGGGTTTTCTCCGGAAGTTCTGCTGCAGGCGGGGCACGTGTAAACTGATGTCTCTGAATACGGAGTTCAAAACACTCACAGTTTGGGCACATGACGAGTTTTTGTGCCTTGGAACGATCCTAGGTGCGGTCCGGAACTACCGCTGGGAATAG
- a CDS encoding FtsW/RodA/SpoVE family cell cycle protein: MQNLLSAPEALLARLAALLGDYPLISAWYTSVVRFLFPVLALLILARSIRSLLNVPHTPEIWAYLTLPNGLSEPLTHWENILGRSSASDVVLGYPTVSRQHAALIRTEDGGWMLYDLGSKGGVTVNGAAIEGESHVSYGDVLGLGGVETVLLPVPPEERAQQRERRRQEERPVSPWVGLLFLTLFQILTVFQLLSSVGDEASPAIPTAFFCLIAVMWGYFLAMRSIRRVGFEMESIAFFLSTLSLAVTASSAPGSLFKQLAALLLGLVLFVVLGVFLRDLDRVKRIRWLMAGGAILLLGATLVLGQAKFGAVNWITFGGFSLQPSELAKICYIFAGAATLDRLFRKRNLGLFMALTAACLGCLALMSDFGTAAIFFVTFLVIAYLRSGDWATLTLISGGAVFAVAILLTFKPYILKRFATWGHAWEYASSGGYQQTRTMSAAASGGLVGVGAGEGWLHRVAAADTDLVFGMLCEEWGLIIGVLSVLCIVTLAVFAVRACRAGRSSFYTIAACAATSLLVFQTCLNVFGAVDLLPLTGVTFPFVSNGGSSMVASWGLLAFLKATDTRQNASFAIRLPSWKEEHSVLLNRPIQEEVDEDA; this comes from the coding sequence TTGCAAAACCTGCTCTCTGCGCCTGAGGCACTGCTGGCACGGCTTGCAGCTCTGCTGGGCGATTATCCTCTGATCTCGGCCTGGTATACCTCTGTAGTACGGTTTCTTTTTCCGGTCCTGGCCCTGCTGATTCTGGCGCGGAGCATTCGCTCCCTGCTGAATGTGCCCCATACGCCCGAGATCTGGGCCTATCTGACTCTGCCAAACGGGCTCTCAGAACCCCTGACACACTGGGAAAACATTCTTGGCCGCTCCAGTGCCTCCGATGTGGTGCTGGGCTATCCCACGGTCTCCCGGCAACATGCGGCCCTGATCCGCACGGAAGACGGCGGCTGGATGCTTTACGACCTGGGCTCAAAGGGCGGCGTTACTGTAAACGGCGCAGCTATAGAGGGCGAGTCCCATGTCTCTTACGGCGACGTACTGGGGCTGGGTGGGGTTGAGACCGTTCTCCTCCCCGTTCCGCCGGAAGAGCGGGCCCAGCAGCGGGAGCGCCGCCGGCAGGAGGAGCGCCCCGTCTCGCCCTGGGTCGGACTCCTGTTCCTTACCTTGTTCCAGATCCTCACCGTCTTTCAACTGCTCTCTTCCGTCGGTGATGAGGCATCCCCAGCCATCCCCACCGCTTTTTTCTGTCTGATTGCCGTCATGTGGGGCTACTTCCTGGCTATGCGTTCCATCCGACGGGTCGGCTTTGAGATGGAGTCCATTGCGTTCTTTCTCTCCACCCTCTCTCTGGCCGTAACCGCCTCTTCAGCCCCCGGCTCACTTTTCAAGCAATTAGCCGCCCTTTTGCTGGGTCTCGTTCTTTTCGTCGTGCTGGGCGTCTTTCTCCGGGACCTGGATCGGGTCAAGCGCATCCGCTGGCTGATGGCCGGAGGCGCCATTCTTCTGCTGGGCGCCACGCTGGTCCTGGGCCAGGCCAAATTCGGGGCCGTCAACTGGATCACCTTCGGCGGTTTTTCTCTCCAGCCCTCTGAGCTCGCCAAGATCTGCTATATTTTTGCCGGAGCCGCCACGTTGGACCGGCTCTTCCGGAAGCGGAATCTGGGGCTCTTTATGGCGCTCACCGCCGCATGTCTTGGCTGCCTGGCCCTCATGAGCGATTTTGGCACCGCGGCCATCTTCTTCGTCACCTTTCTCGTCATCGCTTATCTCCGTTCCGGAGACTGGGCCACACTGACGCTCATCAGCGGCGGAGCCGTGTTTGCTGTAGCCATCCTCCTCACCTTCAAGCCCTATATCCTAAAACGCTTCGCCACCTGGGGCCACGCCTGGGAATACGCCTCCTCCGGGGGCTACCAGCAGACCCGCACCATGTCTGCCGCCGCATCCGGCGGACTGGTTGGTGTGGGCGCTGGTGAGGGCTGGCTCCACCGGGTTGCCGCGGCCGACACCGACTTGGTGTTTGGGATGCTGTGTGAAGAGTGGGGGCTTATCATCGGCGTTCTCTCCGTCCTGTGTATTGTCACACTGGCCGTTTTTGCCGTCCGTGCCTGCCGCGCCGGGCGCTCCAGCTTTTACACCATCGCCGCCTGCGCCGCCACCTCCCTGCTGGTCTTTCAGACTTGTCTCAATGTCTTTGGTGCGGTCGATCTGCTCCCCCTTACCGGCGTCACCTTTCCTTTTGTCTCCAACGGCGGCTCCTCTATGGTGGCCTCCTGGGGGCTGCTGGCCTTTCTGAAGGCTACGGACACCCGGCAGAACGCCAGCTTTGCCATTCGCCTGCCCTCCTGGAAGGAGGAGCACTCTGTTCTCCTGAACCGGCCTATCCAAGAGGAGGTGGATGAGGATGCGTAA
- a CDS encoding penicillin-binding transpeptidase domain-containing protein has protein sequence MRKIERRAAVCLLLSAALVLGTCIFSFLFFKDGGRWVSFAANRHLYNSSGELSVGRVLDRDGDLLSWVDASGRRVYYANTIVRKATLHTVGDTQGKIGSGALVAFADKLSGYNLITGAYTPLGEGNDLYLTIDAHLNYVAYQALNGRKGAVGVYNYKTGEMLCLLSSPAFDPADPPEIQEGDPQYDGVYVNRFLSGSFVPGSVFKTVTLSAAIEKLPDLFARTFTCTGSTLVGGEAVTCPSAHGEMDIYSAYSNSCNGVFAQLAAELGSNVMTSYTRKAGLTDTYKVSGLKTTSGRFQFSDCTENQLGWAGVGQYNDLLNPCSLMVYMGAIANGGKAAVPQLIYRTVTPLGIPTSFYLPHKTGTLISSTTAETLSGMMARNVSEVYGSGRFPNMDICAKSGTAEVGGGKTPTSWFSGFLRNEDAPYAFAVVVEEGGSGSKTAGGVASSVLNALVNGD, from the coding sequence ATGCGTAAAATCGAACGCCGCGCCGCAGTCTGTCTGCTTCTGTCTGCCGCCCTGGTTTTGGGCACTTGTATATTCTCTTTTCTCTTTTTTAAAGACGGAGGCCGCTGGGTCTCCTTCGCCGCCAACCGCCACCTGTATAACAGCAGTGGGGAACTCTCCGTGGGACGGGTCCTGGACCGCGACGGCGACCTGCTCTCCTGGGTGGACGCCTCCGGCCGCCGCGTCTATTATGCCAATACAATCGTGCGAAAGGCCACCCTCCACACCGTGGGAGACACGCAGGGCAAAATTGGTTCCGGCGCCTTGGTGGCCTTCGCCGACAAGCTCTCAGGATACAACCTGATCACCGGTGCCTACACCCCTCTCGGTGAGGGAAACGATCTATACCTTACCATCGACGCGCACCTCAACTATGTGGCCTATCAGGCCCTGAACGGTCGGAAAGGCGCCGTGGGCGTGTACAATTATAAAACCGGCGAGATGCTCTGCCTTCTCTCCTCTCCCGCCTTTGACCCGGCGGACCCGCCCGAAATCCAGGAGGGCGATCCCCAATACGACGGGGTATATGTCAACCGCTTTCTCTCCGGCTCCTTTGTGCCCGGCTCTGTCTTTAAAACCGTTACGCTGAGCGCCGCCATAGAAAAGCTGCCCGATCTCTTTGCACGCACGTTTACCTGTACCGGCTCTACCCTGGTGGGCGGCGAAGCGGTGACCTGCCCCTCCGCGCACGGTGAAATGGATATCTATAGCGCTTATTCCAACTCCTGTAACGGCGTGTTTGCCCAGTTGGCCGCTGAGCTCGGTTCCAATGTGATGACCTCCTATACCAGAAAGGCGGGTCTCACTGACACCTACAAGGTAAGCGGGCTGAAGACGACCTCCGGTCGTTTTCAGTTCTCCGACTGTACGGAAAATCAACTGGGCTGGGCCGGTGTGGGCCAATATAACGACCTGCTCAACCCCTGCTCCCTGATGGTCTATATGGGCGCCATCGCCAATGGTGGGAAGGCGGCCGTTCCACAGCTGATCTACCGCACCGTCACCCCGCTGGGGATCCCCACTTCTTTTTATCTGCCCCATAAGACCGGAACGCTGATCTCCTCCACCACGGCGGAGACGCTCTCCGGCATGATGGCCCGCAATGTGTCTGAAGTCTACGGCTCCGGTCGGTTCCCCAATATGGACATCTGTGCCAAGTCTGGCACCGCCGAAGTGGGAGGCGGAAAAACTCCGACCTCCTGGTTTTCGGGTTTTCTCCGCAATGAAGACGCCCCCTATGCCTTTGCAGTGGTTGTGGAGGAGGGCGGAAGCGGTTCCAAAACCGCCGGAGGCGTCGCCTCCAGCGTGCTGAATGCCCTGGTAAATGGGGATTGA
- a CDS encoding SLC13 family permease, with translation MNALKMPSELLGADIWCLILILVTLVLFAADKWPMGFVAMVSSIVLALTGTMEVKQIYAGWSSNLVLMLIGMMIVGQAMFETGAVIMIGRPIMKAKWASNERSVMIALMLISGILSAFLSNTAVVATFIPLIGAMVASSKGKLHQKYLMMPLGFAAALGGTLTVIGSTSQPMVNTVLEGQGLELMGMFSILPVALPSFIFMIIYMSTVGYKGMKKHCDFEDVLIDTDASAMETFQPTWRTWVSIGVLVFCVIGFFLGLWTLAAIALIGAAVCIFTGCISFKKAFNSVDWNTICVMAFAQGIAAAMNDSGAGAMIANWAVNVVGNNLVLQLAACIIVNTVLTNIMSNTATAAMMAPIYILIASQLGVSYMPFMIGIAVATNLTAATPIGGTAVTMTSQAGYRFKDFVKIGTPMNVVWAILTIVMTIICFPF, from the coding sequence ATGAACGCATTGAAAATGCCCAGTGAACTCCTTGGCGCCGACATATGGTGTTTGATTCTCATCCTAGTTACTCTGGTTCTCTTTGCCGCAGACAAGTGGCCTATGGGCTTTGTCGCCATGGTGTCCTCCATCGTTCTGGCATTGACCGGTACTATGGAGGTAAAACAGATCTATGCCGGCTGGTCCTCCAACCTGGTCCTCATGCTGATCGGCATGATGATCGTCGGCCAAGCTATGTTTGAGACAGGCGCCGTTATTATGATCGGCCGCCCCATCATGAAGGCCAAATGGGCCAGCAATGAGCGCTCCGTGATGATTGCCCTCATGCTGATTTCGGGCATCCTCTCCGCGTTCCTGTCCAACACCGCCGTCGTGGCCACCTTTATCCCCCTCATCGGCGCCATGGTCGCCTCCTCCAAGGGAAAGCTGCATCAGAAATATTTGATGATGCCCCTGGGCTTCGCCGCCGCGTTGGGCGGCACCCTCACCGTCATCGGCTCCACCTCTCAGCCTATGGTCAACACTGTACTGGAGGGGCAAGGCTTGGAGCTGATGGGCATGTTCTCCATTCTGCCCGTTGCCCTGCCCTCTTTTATCTTTATGATCATTTATATGAGCACTGTTGGCTACAAGGGCATGAAGAAGCACTGCGATTTTGAGGACGTCCTGATCGACACCGATGCCTCCGCCATGGAAACCTTCCAGCCTACCTGGCGCACCTGGGTCTCTATCGGCGTTCTGGTGTTCTGCGTCATTGGCTTCTTCCTGGGCCTGTGGACGCTGGCCGCTATTGCCCTGATCGGCGCTGCCGTTTGTATCTTCACCGGGTGCATTTCCTTTAAAAAGGCTTTCAACAGTGTGGACTGGAACACCATCTGCGTGATGGCCTTTGCCCAAGGCATCGCTGCGGCCATGAACGATTCCGGTGCCGGTGCCATGATTGCCAACTGGGCCGTCAACGTCGTGGGGAACAATCTGGTCCTGCAGTTGGCCGCCTGCATCATCGTCAACACGGTCCTGACCAATATCATGTCCAACACTGCGACCGCCGCCATGATGGCCCCGATTTACATCCTCATCGCCTCCCAATTGGGCGTGAGCTATATGCCATTCATGATTGGCATCGCAGTGGCCACCAACCTGACCGCAGCCACCCCCATTGGCGGTACCGCTGTCACCATGACCTCTCAGGCAGGCTATCGCTTCAAGGATTTTGTGAAGATTGGTACCCCCATGAACGTCGTTTGGGCGATCCTGACCATTGTGATGACGATTATCTGCTTCCCCTTCTGA
- a CDS encoding LysR family transcriptional regulator, which yields MKMLHLQYFKALAENEHLFRTANELYISPSALSASISRLETDLGVRLFDRVGRNIQLNEDGKKFYYHVKRVLDELDLARMELKQSGEHKMPSLNVATSTHVLWEEPFAEYVQRNPGIAFTSRTVPLERLACGEQMMRYDFIITALSDIPSSEYEYEVLIPNDRPILAVYEGHPLANRKEISLSEAKNEAFVALSKGFSSRKYFDVMCELAGFTPNIVAEGDYALRTRLVKDHVGITLTTLMGAKSLLLRGLKFIEVVEPVNYRIQSIFWKKMCDLSPQAKAFKAFLIAYYRNYELTLP from the coding sequence ATGAAAATGCTGCATCTTCAGTATTTCAAAGCTTTGGCGGAAAATGAACATCTGTTTCGTACCGCAAATGAGCTGTACATATCTCCCTCCGCGCTCAGTGCGTCCATCAGCCGTCTGGAGACGGATCTGGGGGTGCGGCTCTTTGACCGTGTGGGCCGGAACATTCAGCTCAACGAGGATGGAAAGAAGTTTTATTACCATGTAAAGCGCGTGCTCGATGAGCTGGACTTGGCGCGTATGGAGCTGAAACAGTCGGGAGAACACAAGATGCCCAGCCTCAACGTCGCCACCTCCACGCATGTGCTCTGGGAGGAGCCTTTTGCGGAATACGTCCAGAGAAATCCGGGCATCGCCTTTACCAGCCGCACCGTCCCGCTTGAGCGGCTGGCCTGCGGCGAGCAGATGATGCGGTATGATTTTATCATAACCGCCCTGTCGGACATCCCCTCGTCAGAATACGAGTACGAGGTCCTGATCCCCAACGACCGCCCGATATTAGCGGTGTACGAGGGGCATCCGCTGGCCAACCGAAAGGAGATCTCCCTCTCGGAGGCCAAAAACGAGGCATTTGTAGCGCTTTCAAAGGGCTTTTCCTCCAGAAAGTATTTCGACGTGATGTGTGAACTGGCGGGATTTACCCCCAATATCGTGGCGGAGGGCGATTATGCGCTCCGGACTAGGCTGGTGAAGGATCATGTCGGCATTACGCTGACCACTCTTATGGGGGCAAAATCCCTCCTGCTCCGGGGATTGAAATTCATTGAAGTTGTGGAACCGGTCAATTATCGCATCCAATCGATCTTTTGGAAGAAGATGTGCGACCTGTCTCCGCAGGCCAAGGCGTTCAAGGCATTTTTGATCGCGTATTATCGAAACTACGAGCTGACGCTCCCTTAA
- the fabG gene encoding 3-oxoacyl-ACP reductase FabG, with protein sequence MKLKDRVAIISGAAAGIGLATAKLFLEEGAKVAICDISAEKIAQAAQDLSSLGTVRPFVVNIADKQQVTEMVEAVAKEFGRIDILINNAGITKDAQFYKMTDEQFDAVINVNLRGNFLMTKAVVPYMMEQKYGKIVHCASVSAYNGNFGQSNYAASKAAIMGMTRVQAKELGKYGINVNAIAPGSIMTDMYAAVPEEVKQAKLAKIPLRRYGDPRETAQLYAFLASDEASYVTAQTITIDGGFN encoded by the coding sequence ATGAAATTGAAAGATCGTGTCGCCATCATCTCCGGTGCCGCCGCCGGCATCGGCCTTGCAACCGCCAAGCTATTCCTGGAAGAGGGCGCTAAAGTCGCAATCTGCGATATCAGCGCCGAAAAGATCGCTCAGGCTGCTCAGGACCTGTCTTCCCTCGGCACCGTGCGTCCCTTTGTCGTCAACATCGCCGACAAGCAGCAGGTGACCGAAATGGTCGAGGCCGTCGCCAAGGAGTTCGGGCGGATCGATATTCTGATCAACAACGCCGGGATCACCAAGGACGCTCAATTCTACAAGATGACCGACGAGCAGTTTGACGCTGTGATCAACGTCAATCTCCGCGGCAACTTCCTGATGACCAAGGCGGTCGTCCCCTATATGATGGAACAGAAATACGGCAAGATCGTGCATTGCGCCTCCGTCTCCGCCTACAACGGCAACTTCGGCCAGTCCAACTATGCCGCCTCCAAGGCCGCTATCATGGGCATGACCCGCGTACAGGCCAAGGAGTTGGGCAAGTACGGCATCAATGTCAACGCCATTGCCCCCGGCTCCATCATGACCGATATGTACGCCGCCGTTCCCGAGGAGGTCAAGCAGGCCAAGCTCGCAAAGATTCCCCTGCGCCGGTATGGCGATCCCCGCGAGACTGCCCAGCTGTATGCCTTCCTTGCCTCTGACGAGGCCTCGTATGTCACTGCGCAGACCATCACCATCGACGGTGGATTCAACTGA
- a CDS encoding CaiB/BaiF CoA transferase family protein: MPSTGALSDITILDLTRVLCGPYCTMQLADMGANVIKIETPKGGDDTRAWGPFRNDSSVYFASINRNKRSITLNLKAPEAKELFKKMVREADVVIENYRPGVMDKLGLGYDVLKEINDRLIYAEVSGFGSYGPYSQRPGYDILAQAMGGIMSITGQPNDPPTRVGNSIGDILGGLNITIGILAALHARTLTGKGQKVDVSLVDTIVSACCTDMMRYLETGKIPERMGNRYAPLAPYDSFHAIDGEFIIACGNQKLYEDLCNKVLHRPELITDPRFATVAIRAENHALLKPLIEEWSTTVTIDEGVAAVMAAGIPAGPIYDASRVTTDHHIADVREMYVKQEHPVIGEMTVTGNAVKLMDTKPTIRTPAPLLGQHNAEVYSQMLGLDEATLAEYKERGII, from the coding sequence ATGCCTTCAACGGGTGCATTGAGCGACATTACCATCCTGGACCTGACGCGCGTGCTCTGCGGTCCTTACTGCACTATGCAGCTGGCCGACATGGGGGCGAATGTCATCAAGATTGAAACCCCCAAGGGCGGAGACGACACCCGGGCCTGGGGGCCCTTCCGCAATGATTCCAGCGTATACTTCGCATCGATCAATCGGAACAAGCGCAGCATCACCCTGAATTTAAAGGCACCGGAGGCCAAAGAGCTCTTTAAAAAGATGGTCCGCGAGGCCGATGTGGTTATCGAAAATTACCGCCCCGGCGTCATGGATAAGCTGGGGCTCGGCTACGACGTGCTCAAAGAGATCAACGACCGGCTCATCTATGCCGAGGTCTCTGGTTTCGGGAGCTACGGTCCCTATTCTCAGCGGCCCGGATACGACATCCTGGCGCAGGCAATGGGCGGCATCATGAGCATCACCGGTCAGCCCAATGACCCTCCCACCCGGGTGGGCAATTCCATCGGCGATATTCTGGGCGGCCTGAACATCACCATTGGGATCCTGGCGGCGCTACACGCCAGAACCCTGACCGGCAAGGGGCAGAAGGTGGACGTATCGCTGGTGGACACCATCGTTTCCGCCTGTTGTACCGACATGATGCGCTATCTGGAAACCGGCAAGATTCCCGAGCGGATGGGCAACCGTTATGCGCCCCTGGCCCCGTACGACTCTTTCCATGCCATTGACGGCGAATTCATCATCGCCTGCGGCAACCAAAAGCTGTATGAGGACCTCTGCAATAAGGTGCTCCACCGCCCCGAGCTGATTACCGATCCGCGCTTTGCCACCGTGGCGATCCGCGCGGAGAATCACGCCCTGCTGAAGCCCCTGATCGAGGAGTGGTCCACCACCGTGACCATCGACGAGGGCGTGGCGGCGGTCATGGCCGCCGGAATCCCGGCCGGTCCCATCTATGACGCCAGTCGGGTCACCACCGACCATCATATTGCAGACGTACGTGAGATGTATGTCAAGCAGGAGCATCCTGTCATCGGTGAGATGACTGTGACCGGCAACGCCGTCAAGCTGATGGACACCAAGCCGACCATCCGTACCCCTGCCCCGCTGCTGGGGCAGCACAATGCGGAGGTCTATAGCCAGATGCTTGGGCTGGATGAGGCCACACTGGCGGAGTACAAGGAGCGCGGTATCATCTGA